The Opisthocomus hoazin isolate bOpiHoa1 chromosome 30, bOpiHoa1.hap1, whole genome shotgun sequence genome has a window encoding:
- the LOC142364997 gene encoding feather keratin 4-like: MSFSSQQLSSRCFPPCEVACPQPVADAWNEPCVTSCGDSRAVVYPPPVVITFPGPILSSCPQESFVGSSAPVGLGHPRGLQGSLVYGGYLSSSSSSSKLWSQRYGGCGPC, encoded by the coding sequence ATGTCCTtctccagccagcagctcagctcccgCTGCTTCCCACCCTGTGAGGTGGCCTGCCCGCAGCCCGTGGCCGACGCCTGGAACGAGCCCTGCGTCACCTCCTGCGGGGACTCGCGTGCCGTGGTCTACCCACCACCTGTGGTCATCACCTTCCcgggccccatcctcagctcctgccCTCAGGAGAGCTTTGTGGGCTCCTCAGCCCCAGTGGGGCTGGGTCACCCCAGGGGCCTGCAGGGCTCTCTTGTCTATGGGGGCTActtgtcttcttcctcctcatccagCAAGCTCTGGAGCCAGCGCTATGGGGGCTGTGGGCCATGCTAA
- the LOC142364972 gene encoding uncharacterized protein LOC142364972: MGAYRESMGIYGGLWGSIGVYRSKGVYRESTGIYGGLPGSIGAYGGLRRGGGYEAGGGEHRVLQAPPTPPPVWRVRTPGSRRGRWRAPSFLPPPPRYRRPGNPGVRATPPLTAPARMRGTPPGGARRVCACSGRGRKGAPSAHLAGGPGRMRAEAARTLHCGGRVPRRACARLTSAVGAALARIRQARGKPAVARVTSDARRGALPAWTRKRRGPAAERDRDLGFGLGLGKDWIIEHPRNPYTPVTKEDDKSTNVLSEPGTSSLAESRQQQNSLRKGGLRYPCVILILELVTIGQAESSYHHHQPYRWVLRNLVNGRVIREIITAGPPSFAAHLCELAPIEPCLNQRPYYLCSQSNPEKGYCNSPNQYYCAYWDCVTIASAWTPPIQDKYLTTTWGPLGCKHPRLDWSGGSVGYSNCDAIILQVIHPEDSRWVTGRTWGIRYWEEGQDRGGLIHIRKEEIKNPPQGVGPNSIISGPEITASPLETTQNDVISSLDGTREPPLWKLMRATYDTLNQTNPNLTAHCWLCYDVKPPFYEAIGVNTTYSLDT; encoded by the exons ATGGGGGCCTACAGGGAGTCTATGGGGATCTATGGGGGTCTATGGGGATCTATAGGGGTCTACAGGAGCAAGGGGGTCTATAGGGAGTCTACGGGGATCTATGGGGGTCTACCAGGGTCTATAGGGGCCTATGGGG gcctgcggcggggcgggggttaCGAGGCGGGAGGGGGGGAGCACCGGGTCCTCCaggcccccccgacccccccccccgtgtgGCGGGTCCGGACGCCGGGGTCTCGCCGGGGCCGCTGGAGGGCGCCctccttcctgcccccccccccccgttaccgACGTCCGGGGAACCCCGGCGTCCGGGCCACGCCCCCCCTCACGGCGCCTGCGCGCATGCGCGGGACCCCtcccggcggggcgcggcgcgtt TGCGCATGCTCAGGGCGGGGCCGGAAGGGCGCGCCCTCCGCGCACCTCGCGGGGGGGCCAGGGCGCATGCGCGCGGAGGCAGCGCGCACGCTCCACTGCGGAGGGCGTGTCCCACGGCGCGCATGCGCTCGGCTCACCAGCGCTGTCGGAGCGGCGCTCGCGCGCATACGCCAAGCGAGGGGGAAGCCGGCGGTCGCACGCGTGACGTCAGACGCGCGCCGCGGAGCGCTTCCGGCGTGGACCCGgaagcggcgggggccggcggcggagcgggaccGGGACCTGGGCTTCGGCCTCGGCCTCGGCAAG gactgGATCATCgaacacccccgtaacccgtacaccccggtgacaaaagaagacgacaagtcgacaaacgtcctgtccgagcctggaACTTCCTCACTGGCAGAATCCAGACAACAGCAGAATAGcctccgcaaaggggggctacgatacccttgtgtgatcctaatcttggagcttgtcactataggacaggcagaatcaagttaccatcaccatcagccatataggtgggtcctacggaaccttgtaaatggtcgagtaatAAGAGAaatcataacagcaggacctcctagctttgctgctcacctgtgtgaattagcacccatagaGCCCTGCCTAAatcagcggccctattacttatgttcACAATCTAACCCAgaaaagggatattgtaattctcctaatcaatattattgtgcatattgggactgtgtcactatcgcttccgcttggacacccccaatccaagacaaatatttaacaacaacatggggaccactaggttgcaaacatccacgacttgattggtctggaggatctgtagggtacagtaattgtgacgctataatcctccaagtaattcatccagaagactcaagatgggtaacaggaagaacttggggaattaggtattgggaagaaggacaagatcgaggtggattgatacatataaggaaggaggaaataaaaaaccctcctcagggagttggccccaatTCAATTATTAGTGGACCagagataactgctagccccctggaaaCCACCCAAAACGATGTAATATCCTctctcgatgggacgagggaaccccccttgtggaaactaatgcgagctacctatgacaccttaaaccaaaccaacccaaacctaactgcacactgttggttgtgctatgatgtgaaaccccctttttatgaggctataggggtaaacacgacatatagcctagacacctga